The following DNA comes from Gadus macrocephalus chromosome 5, ASM3116895v1.
ACCAGGAAGCGTGGCGCTGAGATCCTCCCAGGGCAGTATGAGGAGATCTGGGAGCGCTGCGACGGCATCCAGTACCTGAGGAGCGCCATCGAGAGCAAGCAGGCGCGGCCCACCTACGCCACCGCCATGCTCCAGAACCCCCCAAGTGTGTGACCGACTACGGTCTGTGCAGACACTCTCAGACTGTCTGTGTACAATTAGTGATTTGACAGCTCTTAAACCTCCAGAGATTGTGTGATCACGTCACCTGACTGGTTGTCTTCCTCCAGCTGAACACAACCCGGCGCCTGCTGCCACCGCCGCGCCACAGGAAGTGACCATGAACCAGCAGCAGCGCTACTTCCGTATCCCGATCAAGCGGCCGGCAGACCAGTACAAGGACCCCCAGAACAAGAAGAAGGGCTGGTGGTACGCACACTTCGACGGGCCCTGGATCGCACGCCAGATGGAGCTGAACCCCGACAAGAGGCCCATCTTGCTGGTGGCCGGTGAGCGGGCGATGAGAGGCTCTCATACGCTGGAGGCATTTGGGGAAAATGTCTTTGGGCTCTGTTATATGGTATTATTATTCATCTTCTTCATGTTTTCCTGTCCTTTTCTTCCACCTCTTCCTACTCCATTTCTTCTCCATTATttccttctgcttcttcttcctgttcttcttctcctaccttcttcctcctcttctccctcctcctctcctctccctcctcctcctcctcctctccctcctcatactcttctccctcctccgccttctcctctccctcctcctcctccacttctttatcctcctcctcttctccctcctcctcctcctcctcctcttcctcctcctcctccttcccctctccctcctcctcctcctcttctctctcttcctcctcctcctcctccctcctcctcctctccctcctcctcttctccctcctcctcctcctcctctccctgctcctcctccccactgctcctccacctcctcctctaaaGGGAAGGATGACATGGAGATGTGTGAGCTGAGCCTGGAGGAAACAGGTCTGACCAGGAAGCGTGGCGCTGAGATCCTCCCAGGGCAGTATGAGGAGATCTGGGAGCGCTGCGGCGGCATCCAGTACCTGAGGAGCGCCATCGAGAGCAAGCAGGCGCGGCCCACCTACGCCACCGCCATGCTCCAGAACCTGCTCAAATAACCAGAGGACAAGAACCAGAACACCACCACCTGCTCAGGTGACCAGAACACCAGAACCCGCTCAGATGAACCAGAACATGCTCAAATAACCACAGAAGATAGACCAGAACCGTCTCAAATGAACCAGAGaagaaacacactgacacacactgcatacacactgacacacacagacacacacggggaGATATGCTGAACACAAGAGTCAGAAGGGTTTAGTCTGTCCCTTCTTGAATGCATCTTTAAATAGTAGAAGCTGCATTAGAAGTAGTGCTGTGAAAACTTAATGAGCCTTCTCAAAACCTGTCTAGTATCTTTTTTTTGTAATCACCGTTGAATCCTGTTTGGCAGATTGATTTTCTTTCGTTTGTTAACAGGaatcttttgtgtttgtgtgatttctCCTGGAAGTTGATCATTTAATTTGACCACGAGTCATCGTCTTCAAATTCACATTTCTCGAACCTATATTGATTTTGTGAAAGATTTGGTTGAACTTGTAATTGTTTCTGCTTTTCCTCTGGACTTTAATGCCTGTCAATGCTTGAATTGATTAGCAAATAAATACTGCAACCACATATTACACCGctgtttttgcattatttaatCCAGAGAACCGCCAAGGGGGGATTAGACTGCTCAATTAACACTGAGACGAAAAGTTTCACTTTTTTACCAAAAATAGTTTATTCTTTGCcgcaaaatgtaaaatgtacaaAAATGTCCGGATGTTGCAGGATCGTTTGTTGACATCCAGCTTTCGAAAAACCCAAACGGCTGACGTTGTTTACACACAGCAGGACAGAATTCAATTTTTTCCAATTCCAGTTGACTCTCCAAGATGATCAGTATGTACACTCTTACAGGGCTCTGAGAAACATTAAACAACACACAGCAATGCACGCCTCCAACCTTCAGTTAGAATCAGAATCATGTTGTTTATAAAAGCCTCATTGTGAGGAAAGACAACATCCTTAATCAAGGTGTACAGGAGACTCTTCTACCTGCCAGACATACAGTAAAAATACATCTTAGGTTCCACATAGATCCACATCTTCAGGTTACAACACCAAACATACAGTAGAAATACATCTTAGGTTCCACATATATCTACCTCTCCAGGGACCACAGGCTCTTTCTGTCTAAGACACAGCACTACAAACCTTTACACGCCAGGCCTACTCTCATAATGAACATTTCTTAAATACTGTACAGGGAAACATTAAGAGTGAGCGTATTACTTAATTTGTTTGTTAAAGGTGCGTTGTCTACAGAGGAGATCTTCACAGGACTGAAACGTCAATAAGCTCTCTCTCCCGAGGCCTGGCGTGAACACACGTCCTGTACTTGTGACTTGCTGGTCGCAGCGTCTACGAGAAAGCAGAACACATATGTATGGATGACGGATGATGGAAGGAATCAGTATATTTCAAATACATTTGGGACAGAGCAGAAAGGAAAAAGGAAAtggttttgttttttggttGTACTCTAGTGATCATTCGGTGCGTCTTTATTGGCAGTAAATCATGATTGGATCGCTTAGATATGGTTCTAGGATTGGAAGTCGTTTATGGATTGGTTTCACTGATCTGGTCTCTAATCTGCAGGGTAAATACCGGGACAGTGATGACAGActacagaaagagaaacagaccCTTATTGAGACCCCCAGCACTGATCATGCATCTTACCTTTGCAGGCATCATAAAGCTGGAAGAGATGTATTGTACGTTGAATTAGATTAGAACGATTACGACGTGATACCAATTCGACAGTCTTTCTTCATGTTGATTGATGCTGTCCACCGTTTATTTTCCTTACGACTGTGCATTTCAACTGCAGTATCTACACATACAATTATGGTTGTGTAGTTAatcgcagcacacacacacacacacacacacacacacacacacacacacgcacagacacgcacaccctTTGCATAATCCTGTCAATAAAATGAGGTCaatgtgcacaatgttatttacAGAAGAATCAATTATCTTGGCAGAAAGGCATGTAGGCCATCCATTCATTGCATCCGGCCAGAATGAGATGTTTTTCACAGACCTGCTGCAGCCACAGAATCCACAGTTTTTGTTGCCAGAgcatttgattgatttattggTGTCGGGAtgttaaaataagaaaaaatattaaataaactgCCTACACCAGCTTTAATTAAAAAGGATAACATAATATTCCTTTGGCAAAaataccatacacacacacacacacacaca
Coding sequences within:
- the LOC132458056 gene encoding unconventional myosin-VI-like, with the protein product MVEIIKPHNTESSSKSGPYIDLLAACREEYHRRLKVYHAWKSKNRMRTDEDDNQRAPKCVTDYAEHNPAPAATAAPQEVTMNRQQRYFRIPIKRPADQYKDPQNKKGWWYAHFDGPWIARQMELNPDMGPILLVAGKDDMEMCELSLEETGLTRKRGAEILPGQYEEIWERCDGIQYLRSAIESKQARPTYATAMLQNPPTEHNPAPAATAAPQEVTMNQQQRYFRIPIKRPADQYKDPQNKKKGWWYAHFDGPWIARQMELNPDKRPILLVAGKDDMEMCELSLEETGLTRKRGAEILPGQYEEIWERCGGIQYLRSAIESKQARPTYATAMLQNLLK